A window of Paremcibacter congregatus contains these coding sequences:
- the rimK gene encoding 30S ribosomal protein S6--L-glutamate ligase — MKIGILSRNPKLYSTSRLVEAAKARGHEVKVVDILKCYMNITANKPTVYYKPRDTRELLDFDAVIPRIGASVTAYGTAVLRQFEVGGVYSVNESIAISRSRDKLRAHQLLARKGVGMPITGYAHAANATEDLIEFVGGAPIVVKIMESTHGNGVVLAETKKAAESLINAFRGLDANFLVQEFIKEAGGADIRCFVVGDKVVAAMKRQAQEGEFRSNLHMGGSATLVKLKPAERALAVRAAKTIGLDVAGVDIIRSAHGPLVLEVNSSPGLKGIETYTTIDVADKIISYIEKDSQKGPNKMKGKG; from the coding sequence ATGAAAATAGGTATTCTGTCGCGCAATCCCAAGCTTTATTCCACAAGCAGACTCGTCGAGGCGGCTAAGGCGCGAGGACATGAGGTTAAAGTGGTTGATATTCTGAAATGCTATATGAATATCACCGCCAACAAACCAACCGTTTATTACAAGCCGCGGGACACGCGTGAACTGCTTGATTTTGATGCCGTGATTCCCCGAATCGGCGCCTCTGTCACCGCCTATGGCACAGCCGTCTTGCGTCAGTTCGAAGTGGGCGGGGTTTATTCCGTCAATGAATCCATCGCCATTTCCCGATCCCGAGACAAGCTGCGCGCCCATCAGCTTCTGGCCCGCAAAGGCGTCGGCATGCCGATCACCGGGTATGCCCATGCGGCCAACGCCACAGAAGACCTGATCGAATTCGTCGGCGGCGCACCGATTGTGGTAAAAATCATGGAAAGCACCCACGGCAACGGCGTGGTTCTGGCCGAAACCAAGAAAGCCGCCGAGAGCCTGATCAACGCCTTCCGCGGTCTCGACGCCAATTTCCTTGTCCAGGAATTTATCAAGGAAGCCGGCGGGGCCGACATTCGCTGTTTCGTTGTCGGGGACAAAGTGGTCGCCGCCATGAAGCGTCAGGCCCAGGAAGGCGAATTCCGCTCTAACCTGCATATGGGCGGCTCGGCCACTCTGGTCAAACTGAAACCCGCCGAACGCGCGCTGGCGGTGCGGGCCGCCAAAACCATCGGGCTTGATGTGGCGGGCGTTGATATCATCCGTTCCGCCCACGGGCCTCTGGTGCTGGAAGTTAATTCCTCGCCCGGTTTGAAAGGCATAGAGACCTACACCACCATCGACGTCGCCGATAAAATCATTTCCTATATCGAAAAGGATTCGCAAAAAGGGCCCAATAAAATGAAGGGCAAAGGATAG
- the ilvC gene encoding ketol-acid reductoisomerase — protein sequence MRVYYDRDADVNLIKTKKVVIVGYGSQGHAHAANLKDSGVTDIAVALREGSSSRAKAEAAGFKVMTAAEGAAWGDVIMILVPDELQADLYATDLAPNMKQGSALVFAHGLNVHFKLIEPRADLDVFMIAPKGPGHTVRSEYLKGAGVPTLIAVHQDASGNAHDIGLSYASANGGGRAGVIETTFKEECETDLFGEQAVLCGGASALVQCGFEVLTEAGYAPEMAYFECLHELKLIVDLMYEGGIANMRYSISNTAEYGDYVTGPRIITEETKKEMKRVLADIQEGRFVNDFMLDNKVGQVKLKAARAKGAAHPIEEVGANLRAMMPWLKENKLVDKAKN from the coding sequence ATGCGTGTATATTATGACCGTGATGCGGATGTAAATTTGATCAAGACCAAGAAAGTCGTCATCGTCGGTTACGGCAGCCAGGGCCATGCCCATGCCGCCAACCTGAAAGACAGCGGCGTGACCGATATTGCGGTAGCCCTGCGGGAAGGCTCTTCCAGCCGCGCCAAGGCGGAAGCCGCCGGCTTTAAAGTCATGACCGCCGCCGAGGGTGCCGCCTGGGGTGACGTGATCATGATCCTGGTGCCGGATGAGCTGCAGGCCGATCTTTACGCCACCGACCTGGCCCCCAACATGAAACAGGGGTCAGCTCTGGTGTTCGCCCATGGCCTGAACGTGCATTTCAAATTGATCGAGCCGCGCGCCGATCTTGACGTCTTCATGATTGCGCCAAAAGGCCCGGGCCATACAGTGCGGTCCGAATATCTCAAAGGCGCCGGGGTGCCGACCCTGATCGCGGTGCATCAGGATGCGTCCGGCAACGCCCATGATATCGGTCTGTCCTATGCCTCTGCCAACGGCGGTGGCCGCGCCGGGGTGATTGAAACCACGTTTAAGGAAGAATGCGAAACCGACCTGTTCGGCGAGCAGGCTGTGTTGTGTGGCGGCGCGTCTGCGCTGGTGCAGTGTGGCTTCGAAGTCCTGACTGAAGCTGGCTACGCGCCGGAAATGGCCTATTTCGAATGTCTGCATGAGCTGAAGCTGATCGTTGATCTGATGTATGAAGGCGGTATCGCCAACATGCGCTATTCGATTTCCAACACCGCTGAATATGGTGACTATGTCACTGGCCCACGGATCATCACCGAGGAGACCAAGAAGGAAATGAAGCGCGTTCTTGCTGACATTCAGGAAGGCCGTTTCGTGAATGACTTTATGCTCGACAATAAAGTGGGTCAGGTGAAACTGAAAGCCGCCCGCGCCAAGGGCGCCGCCCATCCGATCGAGGAAGTTGGCGCCAACCTGCGGGCCATGATGCCCTGGCTGAAAGAAAATAAGCTGGTGGATAAAGCCAAAAACTAG
- a CDS encoding RimK/LysX family protein: MEDFVVGWEEWLALPSLGLPALKAKIDTGAKTSALHAFSIQPFGSDAKPRVRFTIHPIPDRPDVEIICSARVIDRREVTSSNGTNELRYVILVPVQMGDKTWNIEVTLTNRENMAYRMLLGRRAMEGIGVRPGQSFLQPQLSYDLYNKLKRKPAARRSFRLAILTSAPDSYSTRRLVEAAEARDHVVELIDTRRCYFEISSHSPQVYYQGAPLPFYDAVIPRIGASLTVYGRAVVRQFQAMGTYCLNSAEGIGAARDKLAEHQILSRNRVAMPTTAYANSPEDTDNMIKLVGGEPVTLKSVHGLQGGGMTIDEPAAAFNPDHAPAPEANLVAREIIRENSSPDLRCLVVGRRIVGAMLFDETPSVGRRKTKRKITTTPERQVAVKAVKALGLTVAAVDMIRTAEGPKVLDVFCTPGLEKIEKSSGKNVAEKIIEHIERNVRPLFKSVK, translated from the coding sequence ATGGAAGACTTTGTCGTTGGATGGGAAGAGTGGTTGGCCTTGCCGAGCTTGGGCCTGCCTGCACTCAAGGCGAAAATAGATACCGGGGCCAAAACCTCGGCCCTGCATGCCTTTTCCATTCAGCCCTTTGGCAGTGACGCCAAGCCCCGGGTGCGTTTTACCATTCATCCGATTCCCGACCGCCCGGATGTGGAGATCATCTGTTCCGCCCGAGTGATCGACCGCCGCGAAGTAACCTCGTCCAACGGCACCAATGAGCTGCGCTATGTAATTTTGGTGCCGGTGCAGATGGGAGACAAGACCTGGAACATCGAGGTCACCCTGACCAATCGCGAGAATATGGCCTACCGGATGCTGCTCGGGCGGCGGGCGATGGAAGGCATCGGCGTGCGGCCGGGCCAATCTTTCCTGCAGCCGCAGTTAAGTTATGACCTTTATAATAAATTGAAGCGAAAACCTGCGGCGCGGCGGTCTTTCCGCCTGGCGATCCTGACTTCAGCACCGGACAGTTATTCCACCCGCCGCCTGGTCGAAGCCGCCGAAGCCCGCGATCATGTGGTGGAACTGATTGATACGCGACGCTGCTATTTCGAGATCAGCAGTCATAGCCCGCAAGTTTATTATCAGGGGGCGCCCCTGCCATTTTATGATGCGGTGATTCCGCGCATCGGCGCGTCTCTAACGGTATACGGGCGGGCGGTGGTGCGTCAGTTTCAGGCCATGGGGACCTATTGTCTCAATTCCGCCGAGGGCATCGGCGCGGCGCGGGACAAACTCGCCGAACATCAGATCCTGTCGCGTAACCGGGTGGCGATGCCGACAACGGCCTATGCCAATTCCCCGGAGGACACCGACAATATGATCAAGCTGGTCGGTGGTGAACCGGTAACCCTGAAATCGGTCCACGGCCTGCAGGGCGGTGGCATGACCATAGACGAGCCAGCGGCGGCTTTTAATCCGGATCATGCGCCCGCGCCGGAGGCCAATCTGGTGGCGCGGGAGATTATCAGGGAAAACAGCAGCCCTGACCTGCGCTGTCTGGTGGTGGGTCGGCGTATTGTCGGGGCAATGCTCTTTGACGAGACGCCTTCTGTAGGGCGGCGCAAGACAAAGCGGAAGATTACCACGACCCCGGAAAGGCAGGTGGCGGTCAAGGCGGTCAAGGCGCTGGGCCTAACGGTGGCGGCGGTGGATATGATCCGCACGGCAGAGGGCCCCAAGGTGCTGGATGTCTTCTGCACCCCTGGTCTGGAAAAGATCGAGAAATCAAGCGGCAAAAATGTCGCCGAAAAGATCATAGAACATATCGAACGCAATGTGCGGCCGTTGTTCAAGTCTGTGAAGTAA
- a CDS encoding class I SAM-dependent methyltransferase, which produces MTQKDKSLKKAVPFKLRLRAWWEGYDVEDIANRLNNTAPQSPETNTGKSAPETTRRDDSQRILWDEARVKIAQLVWGQGFCGPGGAENVIAMSKLLALTPKMSALVLGAGLGGPARVLAQEFGVWITGYESNDILAKEGMKMSVGAGLEKKAPILQCDLNDKPSFDRNFERAFCKEALFTVENKKPLIQSVYKQLKDDSLFLISDYVIKSPESMTNPDVLDWLRHEPLDPFPVTSEMQVKLLEEVGFTIRVNEDTTEHYLEMVNEAWENATGAVEALATEEEEEARSNMNAVLQEAELWNRRTKIMRSGELKVCRYLAHKAAAIK; this is translated from the coding sequence ATGACCCAAAAAGATAAATCCCTTAAAAAAGCGGTACCTTTCAAACTCAGGCTCAGGGCCTGGTGGGAAGGCTATGACGTTGAAGATATCGCAAACCGTCTCAATAACACTGCCCCCCAAAGCCCCGAAACCAACACCGGCAAGAGCGCTCCTGAAACAACACGACGAGACGACAGCCAACGCATTCTCTGGGACGAGGCCCGGGTAAAAATCGCCCAGCTGGTTTGGGGACAGGGATTTTGTGGCCCCGGCGGCGCCGAAAATGTCATCGCCATGTCCAAATTACTGGCCCTGACCCCGAAAATGAGCGCCCTTGTCCTCGGCGCCGGCCTCGGCGGACCCGCCCGGGTCCTGGCCCAGGAATTCGGTGTCTGGATCACCGGCTATGAATCCAATGACATTCTGGCAAAAGAAGGGATGAAAATGTCCGTTGGCGCCGGGCTGGAGAAAAAAGCCCCCATCCTGCAGTGCGATCTCAACGATAAACCCAGCTTCGACCGGAATTTTGAGCGGGCCTTCTGTAAAGAAGCCCTGTTCACCGTCGAAAATAAAAAACCCCTGATCCAGAGTGTGTACAAACAACTTAAAGACGACAGCCTGTTCCTGATCAGCGATTATGTCATTAAAAGCCCGGAAAGCATGACAAACCCCGATGTCCTCGACTGGCTGCGTCATGAGCCCCTTGACCCTTTCCCCGTCACCTCGGAAATGCAGGTCAAACTCCTCGAAGAAGTCGGGTTCACCATTCGTGTCAATGAAGACACGACCGAACATTATCTTGAGATGGTCAATGAAGCTTGGGAAAACGCAACCGGCGCTGTTGAGGCTCTCGCGACGGAAGAAGAAGAAGAAGCCCGCAGCAATATGAATGCCGTCCTGCAGGAAGCCGAGCTGTGGAACCGCCGGACAAAGATCATGCGGTCCGGCGAATTGAAAGTATGTCGGTATCTGGCCCATAAAGCCGCCGCCATCAAATAA
- the lepA gene encoding translation elongation factor 4, whose translation MTEQDKIRNFSIIAHIDHGKSTLADRMIQHCEGLTDREMKNQVLDSMDIERERGITIKAQTVRLKYKARNGEIYTLNLMDTPGHVDFAYEVSRCLYACEGSLLVVDASQGVEAQTLANVYQAIDNNHEIVPVLNKIDLPAAEPEQVRAQIEDVIGIDASDAIKASAKTGEGIDELLNSLVEKLPAPVGDVNAPLKALLVDSWYDTYLGVMVLIRVIDGKVRKGMKIKMMAAGTEHTLDRVGVFTPKEVLVDELGPGEIGFFTASIKEVSQTNVGDTITEFKKETAAPLPGFKPVQSVVFCGLFPADAADFETLRESMHKLRLNDASFTFETETSAALGYGFRCGFLGMLHLEIVQERLTREFDLDIITTSPSVIYKLHMNKGDLVELHNPADMPDPTLISHIEEPWIRATILVPDEHLGSVLKLCEEKRGEQVELTYAGNRAMLIYKLPLNEVVYDFYDKLKSISRGYASFDYQMEGYREGDLVKLGILVNAEPVDALGMMVHRSQAEYRGRALCERLKDLIPRQLFKIPIQAAIGGKVIARETISAMRKDVTAKCYGGDISRKRKLLDKQKKGKKKMRMYGNVEIPHSAFIAALKMGDDK comes from the coding sequence ATGACAGAACAAGATAAAATCAGAAATTTCTCCATCATCGCCCATATCGACCATGGAAAATCCACCCTCGCTGACCGGATGATCCAGCATTGCGAAGGCCTGACCGATCGGGAAATGAAAAACCAGGTGCTCGATAGCATGGATATCGAGCGCGAACGGGGCATCACCATCAAGGCCCAGACCGTACGTCTGAAATACAAGGCCCGCAATGGCGAGATTTATACCCTCAATCTAATGGACACGCCGGGCCATGTCGATTTCGCCTATGAAGTCAGCCGCTGCCTCTACGCCTGCGAAGGCTCCCTGCTTGTGGTTGACGCCAGTCAGGGTGTGGAAGCCCAGACCCTGGCTAACGTCTATCAGGCGATTGACAATAATCACGAAATCGTGCCGGTGCTCAACAAGATCGACCTGCCGGCGGCTGAACCGGAACAGGTGCGCGCCCAGATCGAAGATGTGATCGGCATCGACGCCAGCGACGCGATCAAGGCGTCCGCCAAAACCGGCGAAGGCATTGATGAGTTGCTCAACAGCCTGGTGGAAAAACTGCCTGCGCCCGTCGGCGACGTCAACGCACCACTCAAGGCGCTGTTGGTCGACAGCTGGTATGACACTTACCTCGGGGTTATGGTTCTGATCCGGGTGATTGACGGAAAAGTCCGGAAAGGCATGAAAATCAAGATGATGGCCGCCGGTACCGAACATACGCTTGACCGGGTTGGCGTCTTTACCCCGAAAGAGGTTCTCGTGGACGAACTGGGTCCCGGCGAAATCGGCTTTTTCACCGCCTCGATCAAGGAAGTCTCGCAAACCAATGTCGGTGACACCATCACCGAGTTCAAAAAAGAAACCGCCGCCCCCCTGCCCGGCTTTAAGCCAGTGCAAAGCGTGGTCTTCTGCGGCCTGTTCCCCGCCGATGCGGCCGATTTTGAAACATTGCGTGAAAGCATGCATAAACTGCGCCTCAATGACGCAAGCTTTACCTTTGAGACCGAAACCTCTGCGGCGCTGGGCTATGGTTTCCGCTGCGGCTTCCTCGGCATGTTGCATCTGGAGATCGTTCAGGAACGCCTGACCCGGGAATTTGACCTCGACATTATCACCACCTCTCCCAGCGTGATTTACAAGCTGCATATGAACAAGGGTGACCTTGTCGAGCTGCATAATCCCGCCGACATGCCTGACCCGACATTGATCAGCCATATTGAAGAGCCGTGGATTCGCGCCACCATTCTGGTGCCCGACGAGCATCTGGGCTCCGTCCTCAAACTCTGCGAGGAAAAGCGCGGCGAGCAGGTAGAACTCACCTATGCCGGCAACCGGGCCATGCTGATCTATAAACTACCACTCAATGAGGTGGTCTATGATTTCTACGATAAACTGAAATCCATTTCCCGCGGCTACGCCAGTTTCGACTATCAGATGGAAGGCTATCGGGAAGGCGATCTGGTCAAGCTTGGCATATTGGTCAATGCGGAACCGGTAGACGCCCTCGGCATGATGGTCCATCGCTCCCAGGCCGAATATCGCGGTCGGGCCCTGTGTGAACGGCTGAAGGATCTGATCCCGCGCCAATTGTTCAAGATCCCGATCCAGGCGGCCATTGGCGGCAAGGTCATCGCCCGCGAGACCATCAGCGCCATGCGTAAAGACGTGACCGCCAAATGTTACGGCGGCGATATCTCCCGGAAACGCAAACTGCTTGATAAGCAGAAAAAGGGTAAGAAGAAAATGCGCATGTACGGCAATGTGGAAATCCCCCACTCCGCCTTCATCGCCGCCCTAAAAATGGGGGATGACAAGTAA
- a CDS encoding SAM-dependent methyltransferase gives MTDIQTYPEHIPFLWRILAWWEGYDPLEYARMRRPRKRRRSVIQALPAPEQHSPTEARLDLIQKIWGKGLSDPGGPDYINELSKQLSLSPQMSALVVGAGLGGLARKLVQDYGVWINGYESDPVVAEIAQKISVDEGLARKAIISQMNLDDSPIFERKFDRAFSKDTLYKVTHKKDLLKAVHKQLKKSSLFLLTDYVAKDQKSINHPEMVQWQINEPDDIVLCDSSSLRNLLEEVGFQVRVQEDVSTTYIKMIEQAWAQTNELVLELAEDKEANRDSLNIILKEAEVWDMRARALQSGRLQVYRYLAYKPTSF, from the coding sequence ATGACCGATATACAGACCTATCCCGAACATATCCCCTTCCTCTGGCGTATTCTCGCCTGGTGGGAAGGCTATGATCCGTTGGAATATGCCCGTATGCGGCGCCCCCGCAAAAGACGGCGGTCTGTCATCCAAGCCCTACCCGCACCGGAACAACATTCGCCTACGGAAGCCCGGCTTGATCTCATCCAGAAAATATGGGGCAAGGGATTATCCGATCCCGGTGGCCCCGATTACATTAATGAACTGTCAAAGCAACTGTCGCTGTCACCACAGATGAGTGCCCTCGTCGTCGGCGCAGGGCTCGGCGGACTGGCGCGCAAACTTGTTCAGGATTACGGGGTATGGATCAATGGCTATGAAAGCGACCCCGTCGTGGCTGAAATCGCCCAGAAAATATCCGTCGACGAAGGCCTGGCGCGCAAAGCCATCATCAGTCAGATGAACCTCGACGACAGTCCGATTTTCGAGCGAAAATTTGACCGGGCCTTTTCCAAAGACACCCTGTACAAGGTGACCCATAAAAAGGACCTGCTGAAAGCCGTTCATAAACAGTTGAAAAAAAGCAGCCTGTTCCTGTTAACCGACTATGTCGCCAAGGATCAAAAGTCCATCAACCATCCCGAAATGGTTCAGTGGCAGATTAACGAACCCGATGATATCGTCCTGTGTGATTCGAGCAGCCTGCGCAACCTTCTGGAAGAAGTCGGTTTTCAGGTCCGTGTTCAGGAAGATGTCTCCACCACCTATATCAAAATGATCGAACAGGCCTGGGCCCAGACCAATGAACTGGTTCTGGAATTGGCCGAAGACAAGGAAGCCAACAGGGACAGCCTGAATATCATCCTGAAAGAGGCCGAAGTCTGGGATATGCGCGCCCGGGCCCTGCAGTCCGGAAGACTTCAGGTTTACCGCTATCTGGCTTATAAACCCACTTCTTTCTGA
- a CDS encoding SAM-dependent methyltransferase, producing the protein MADLVEEIKVPLKLRLRAWWHGYDLEDIKLRLMAQAGAAMSDADILAAIDKDKAQNQTGPDTDKTSALPWDKIRVEMTQLIWGDGYCGPGGRKHVIDMCKLLSMDSKMSAIVLGAGLGGPARVLTEEFGVWITGYEQSPELSEQANELSKKAGLEKKVVVHPFDPAKASPFDRKYERAFSKEALYCFPDKDKIIKETYNTLKDNALFLLTDYVLSDISSLENPDVQKWLKQEAFQPYPVPSKTITTALEKAGFTIRVNEDVSKEYVELIEQSWAKAKTVAEHLTGKGPEGLAAVKTLMVEAEFWALRAKLIKSGLIGVHRFLAHKAAQPL; encoded by the coding sequence ATGGCGGATCTTGTGGAAGAGATTAAAGTTCCCTTGAAACTGAGGTTGCGGGCCTGGTGGCATGGCTACGACCTTGAGGATATAAAGTTGCGCCTTATGGCGCAAGCCGGGGCAGCCATGTCTGACGCCGACATTCTCGCCGCCATCGACAAGGATAAAGCTCAGAACCAAACCGGTCCCGACACAGATAAAACAAGCGCCCTGCCCTGGGACAAAATCAGAGTTGAAATGACCCAGTTGATCTGGGGCGATGGATATTGCGGCCCCGGTGGTCGTAAGCATGTCATAGACATGTGCAAGCTCCTGTCCATGGATTCAAAAATGAGCGCAATTGTCCTCGGCGCCGGTCTCGGTGGACCCGCCCGGGTTCTGACAGAGGAATTCGGCGTCTGGATCACCGGCTATGAACAATCCCCGGAACTGAGCGAACAGGCAAATGAACTGTCCAAAAAAGCCGGGCTGGAAAAAAAAGTGGTCGTTCATCCGTTCGATCCCGCCAAGGCGTCTCCCTTCGATCGTAAATATGAACGGGCTTTTTCCAAGGAAGCACTCTATTGTTTTCCCGATAAAGACAAAATCATTAAGGAAACATACAATACGCTGAAGGATAATGCGCTGTTTCTGCTCACCGACTATGTTCTGTCCGATATCTCTTCTCTGGAAAACCCGGATGTGCAAAAGTGGCTCAAGCAGGAAGCATTTCAACCTTACCCCGTGCCTAGTAAAACCATCACCACTGCCTTGGAAAAAGCTGGCTTTACCATTCGCGTTAATGAGGATGTCTCCAAAGAGTATGTTGAACTGATTGAACAAAGCTGGGCCAAAGCCAAAACCGTGGCAGAACATCTGACAGGAAAAGGTCCTGAAGGACTTGCCGCGGTTAAAACCCTGATGGTAGAAGCCGAATTCTGGGCGCTGCGGGCCAAATTAATCAAGAGCGGACTTATTGGGGTACACCGCTTCCTGGCCCATAAAGCGGCCCAACCCCTATAA
- a CDS encoding succinylglutamate desuccinylase/aspartoacylase family protein, whose translation MEDPRGILEIAGKRIPPGKRMKIEIPIARLFDDTEMSMPVMVIRGRESGPVLFLSAAIHGDEINGVETIKRLLANKRINSKIKGTLIAMPIVNAYGFNSNSRYLPDRRDLNRCFPGSETGSLGGQIAHILMREIIEKSTHGIDLHTGAIHRTNLPQIRADLTDPETETLAKAFGVPVIIDSNTRDGSLRQAALEKGIPMLLFEGGEALRYEEKVIQTALMGILSVMESIGMIAPKERKRRKRPENVFIARTSYWVRAPHSGSLRVRVKLGAMVKEGQTLGVISDPYGSYMAKVKSHRTGIIIGMTMLPLLNQGDAMFHIAIFEDSEAVEERLEDFDDALDLNDGR comes from the coding sequence ATGGAGGACCCTCGCGGCATTCTGGAAATCGCCGGCAAACGCATTCCCCCCGGCAAACGGATGAAGATCGAGATCCCCATCGCCCGCCTGTTTGATGATACGGAAATGTCCATGCCGGTCATGGTAATCCGGGGACGGGAAAGCGGACCGGTTTTATTCCTGTCCGCCGCCATCCACGGGGATGAAATCAATGGCGTCGAAACCATCAAACGGCTGCTCGCCAACAAACGCATCAACAGCAAGATCAAGGGCACACTGATCGCCATGCCGATCGTCAACGCCTATGGCTTCAACAGCAACAGCCGCTATCTGCCGGACCGGCGCGATCTGAACCGTTGTTTCCCCGGGTCGGAAACCGGCTCTCTCGGCGGACAGATCGCCCATATCCTGATGCGGGAAATCATTGAGAAATCGACCCATGGCATCGATCTTCACACCGGCGCAATCCACCGCACCAATCTGCCGCAGATCCGGGCCGACCTCACTGATCCGGAAACCGAAACCCTCGCCAAGGCTTTCGGGGTGCCGGTCATTATCGATTCCAACACCCGGGACGGCTCCCTGCGCCAGGCCGCGTTGGAAAAAGGCATTCCCATGCTACTTTTCGAAGGCGGGGAAGCCCTGCGCTATGAGGAAAAAGTCATCCAGACCGCGCTGATGGGAATCCTGTCCGTCATGGAATCCATCGGCATGATCGCCCCAAAAGAACGCAAGCGCCGCAAACGGCCCGAGAACGTCTTTATTGCGCGGACAAGCTACTGGGTGCGCGCGCCCCATAGCGGCAGCCTCAGGGTACGGGTCAAGTTGGGGGCTATGGTGAAAGAAGGCCAAACTCTTGGCGTGATTTCAGACCCATACGGCAGCTATATGGCCAAGGTCAAAAGCCATCGCACCGGCATCATTATTGGCATGACCATGCTGCCGCTGCTCAATCAGGGGGACGCCATGTTCCATATCGCCATTTTCGAAGATTCGGAAGCCGTCGAGGAACGGCTCGAAGATTTCGATGACGCCCTTGACCTGAATGACGGCAGATAA